AAATAATTGATCAATGCACCTCAATTGTCAAAAATTTTTCAGACTACATCCTTAATGATATCAAGGCCCGAATTGAAAAAGACAGGAAGGATTCTGCCACAGAATAAAAGCGCTCAGACTGACCTGAGCGCTTTTTAGCCACAAATCTTAGGATTGACCAGTTATGGGCGTACCCATCCATGGCCACCGCGTTATTACTTCCTACTCCAGCCCCTCGCCGGCCAGCCGCTTGAGCCGCGCCAGCAAATCGATCCTGAATTCCTTTCGGTCGAAGCGCACCATGTACGGGTTGTCCGAAAACTTGAGCGAATCCACCGGGCAGGTCTTGGCGCATTGGCCGCACAGGCTGCACAGGGAGAAATCCACGTAGACCGCGCCCGGCGTCTTGCTGCCCTTTTGCGGCGCCGGGCCCATCTTCACCTCGCCCCCCGCCTCGCCTTCCTTGGCCGGGATGGGACACAGGATGGTGATGCAGTCCGACGGGCAGGCTTTCACGCACGCCCCGCAGGCCACGCACTTCGGCACGGCCGGGTCCTCGTCCTTGCCGACCAGCTCCACATGGCCCCGGAAGGACGCCAGGTTGTCCCGGGCCACCTCTTCCATGGGATACAGGACGGTCACCCCCGGCTGGGTGAGCGCCTTGCCCGTCACGCCAAGGCCGATGACCAGGCTTTTGAGCCCCGTGTAGGCTTCCTCGATAAGCTGCGAAACAGACATGTCAGCCTCCAAATCCGGCCACGATCACGGCCAGGGCCAAGTCGATGAGCGCCAGCGGGGTCAGCCACTTCCAGCTGAGGTTCAGCAGCTGGTCGAAGCGCACGCGCGGATAGGTCCAGCGCAGCCAGATGATGAAGAACAGGATGCAGTAGATCTTGACCAGAAACCACAATACGCCCGGCAGAAACGGCCCCTGCCAGCCGCCCAGGAACAGCGCGGCGGCCACGCCCGAAACGATGATCATGTTGGCGTATTCGGCCAGGAAAAACAGGCCGAAGCCCATGCCCGAATACTCGGTGTGGAACCCGGCCGTGAGCTCGGATTCCGCCTCGGGCAGGTCGAAGGGAGCGCGGTTGGTCTCGGCCACGGCGCACACCAGGAAGATGAAAAAGGCCAGCGGGTTTTTCACGCCGTACCACTGCCACGGCCAGGCGCCCTGCTGGGCCGAGATCTGGTACAGGTCGAGCGAGCCGGCCGTGATGGCCACGGCCATGACGGAGAGGAGCAGCGGCACTTCGTAGGCCACGGACTGGGCCACGGAGCGCGCGGCGCCAAGCAGGCCCCATTTGTTGTTGGAGCCCCAGCCGGCCAGGATCAGCGACAGCACGCCCAGGCCCGAAAAGGCCAGGATGAGCACCAACCCCAGGTTCATGGGGATGGGGGCGAGGCGCGGGTCGAAGGGCAAGGGCAGGAAGCAGACCGTGGCCGGGGCGAAGGCCAGCAGCGGCGCGGCCCAGTAAAGGATCTTGTCGCTGCCGGAGGGGGCCACGAGTTGCTTGCCGATCAGCTTGACCGCGTCGACCAGGGGTTGGAGCAGGCCATGGGGGCCGACGTGCAAGGGTCCCGGGCGCAGTTGGCAATGCCCGGCCACCTTGCGCTCGACCCACACGAGCACGAGCCCGTTCAAGCCGACGAAGGCGAAGATGCACAACAGCCCGATCACCAGGCGCGTGAGGGGATACTCCAGGCTCAACAGCGTTTCGAGGTTCATCGGTCGATCTCCGGGATGACGAGGTCCAGGCTGCCCAGGATGGACACGGCGTCGGCCAGCAGCGTGCCGCGCGACAGTTCGCAAAAAACGCTCAGGTTGGAAAAGCCCGGGGCGCGCAGCTTGACCCGGTAGGGTTTGGGGCCGCCGTCGGAGCGCAGGTGGATGAGGATCTTGCCGCGCGCGCCCTCCACGGCGAAGCTGGCCTCGCCCTTGGGCGGCTTGACCGTCTTGCCGACCTTGGCCTGGACGGGCCCTTCGGGAAGGGCCGAAACCGCCTGGTCGATGATGTCGCAGCTGGTCACCAGCTCGTCCATGCGCACCATGTAGCGGGCCATGGCGTCGCCTTGCGGATAGGTCGGGACGCGGAACTCCAGGCGGTCGTAGACGCCGTAGGGCTCGGCCCGACGGGTGTCCACGGGCGCGCCCGAGCCGCGTATGACCGGGCCGGTGGCGCCGTAGCGCCGGGCCAGGTCCACGTCCATCTCGCCGATGCCCTCGCAGCGGCCGCGCAGGATGACATTGTCCGTGACCAGGTCGCGGTACATGGGCAGGCGCGAGCGCAGATGGCGGGTGAAGGCCAGGCAGCGCGCGGCGAAGTCGGCCGGCACGTCGCCGTAGACGCCGCCGATGGTGAAGTAGGAGTAGGTCAGGCGCGAGCCGGTCACGTCCTGCAGGATGTCCAGGATCATTTCGCGGTCGTCGAAGGCGTACATGATGGGGGTAAAGGCCCCGAGGTCCAGCAGGTAGGCCCCCCACCACAGCAGGTGGGAGCTGATGCGGTTGAGCTCCGTGACGGCCACCCGGACGTACTCGGCCCGCTCGGGGACCTCCACGCCCATGAGCCGCTCCACCGCCCCGGCCCAGGCCCAGTTCCAGGCCATGGCGTGCAGGTAGTCCACCCGGCCCATGTTGGGCATGAACTGCATGTAGGTCTTCTGCTCGGCCATCCAC
Above is a genomic segment from Solidesulfovibrio sp. containing:
- the nuoH gene encoding NADH-quinone oxidoreductase subunit NuoH → MNLETLLSLEYPLTRLVIGLLCIFAFVGLNGLVLVWVERKVAGHCQLRPGPLHVGPHGLLQPLVDAVKLIGKQLVAPSGSDKILYWAAPLLAFAPATVCFLPLPFDPRLAPIPMNLGLVLILAFSGLGVLSLILAGWGSNNKWGLLGAARSVAQSVAYEVPLLLSVMAVAITAGSLDLYQISAQQGAWPWQWYGVKNPLAFFIFLVCAVAETNRAPFDLPEAESELTAGFHTEYSGMGFGLFFLAEYANMIIVSGVAAALFLGGWQGPFLPGVLWFLVKIYCILFFIIWLRWTYPRVRFDQLLNLSWKWLTPLALIDLALAVIVAGFGG
- a CDS encoding NADH-quinone oxidoreductase subunit D — translated: MQAFDPTALRGDLASARFEPGPTDDKLILSMGPQHPSTHGVLRIMLELDGEYIVRAEPVLGYIHRMHEWMAEQKTYMQFMPNMGRVDYLHAMAWNWAWAGAVERLMGVEVPERAEYVRVAVTELNRISSHLLWWGAYLLDLGAFTPIMYAFDDREMILDILQDVTGSRLTYSYFTIGGVYGDVPADFAARCLAFTRHLRSRLPMYRDLVTDNVILRGRCEGIGEMDVDLARRYGATGPVIRGSGAPVDTRRAEPYGVYDRLEFRVPTYPQGDAMARYMVRMDELVTSCDIIDQAVSALPEGPVQAKVGKTVKPPKGEASFAVEGARGKILIHLRSDGGPKPYRVKLRAPGFSNLSVFCELSRGTLLADAVSILGSLDLVIPEIDR
- a CDS encoding 4Fe-4S binding protein; this encodes MSVSQLIEEAYTGLKSLVIGLGVTGKALTQPGVTVLYPMEEVARDNLASFRGHVELVGKDEDPAVPKCVACGACVKACPSDCITILCPIPAKEGEAGGEVKMGPAPQKGSKTPGAVYVDFSLCSLCGQCAKTCPVDSLKFSDNPYMVRFDRKEFRIDLLARLKRLAGEGLE